The genomic segment GCCCTGGAAGAACTGTTAGCATAAATAAACATGTTGAGGGCTTAACCAAAAATTcctttattggccaaacgaacTCGGGTTTCGGATCGAAACCCAAACCCGACCGTTATGCCCGTTATGCCCTTTTTTTAATGCGACGGAGTTACCAATTACGGTTCGGTCCGAACCCAAAACCGGACcctataattatttatttttttttaaagaactgAAGACGGGTCGGGATCGACCCGTCTTCCTCTTTTATGGCGGGTAGGGTTCCGCCGAACCCAGCCCGCCAGCCTCCGGGCGGTGAGCCGCGCCGCCTCTCCGGATGACTCGCCGCCCGGGCGAGCCCACCGCGGCGCACCCGCCAGCAGGGGAACGCCGCGGGCTAGCCGGAGGTGCCGGTCGTAGGGTGGGCGCGATCACCTGCCCGGACGAAGTGCCGCCCGACGGCGCACCGAGATGGCCCGACGCCTGACGAAACGCGCCCGACAGCGTCACCGCGGAATACGCCGACCGACGGCGATCATCCGGTGAGTTTTATCTTCCGacccgtctttttttttttttttttttagagtggGGAGACCATGCCGGCGTCTACGCCGGATCCTCTTATGGCTCAGGCGGCATATGCCGGCAGATCCGGCGTCAGCAGGGTCAAAGCACCAGTGTTGGCTGCCCTCCTTTATCAAAGGGCCAGAAGTGATGAGATGCTCTATGGTGCCAAGCATCCAGGGACAACGCAATGGTCGACTCTCGGCACAGTATCCCATCCAGTGACGGGGTCAACATGGCGATGATCAGATCGCCTCTATGCTGGCCAAAACGATCATTGCTTGTCCTGTGATCTTACCCTTTCACTGTGATCTGTATCTAGGATGAACAGGCTTGATACCACATGTAGGAAATCTATAAAGAGGATCATGAACCAATAATGAAGGAAGATACCTGGATCCATAGCAATCTGATGAAGGATCAAGTCCTCTTCGTATCTCCCTCTTGGCCTGCGTTAATGACACCCACGTATGGCTGGTTCTATGTCGATCAATGGGCAGAGGGTGAGACCATAAGCCTTATCCTTCCATCAAGGATTAGGAGTTTCCACTTTCTAGGAGTGTTACGGGATTCATTCTGTAACTGACCACGTTGTGGTCATGTGTCAAACCCAACACTCTCTCTTCCAACATATCTAAATGTTCAATCTAATGCAGatgtctttttttccttctgaatATGTTACCACATTGCTCTGCTCCATTTTCTAAGATTGTTACAAGTTTGGCCACCATATTGACAGCGGCATTTTCAGATCTGGGTGCTTTTCCTACCATGTTTGATAAGGTTGTCAAAGCCCGGATATTCGTACCACTAAGTTTTCGAATCGAAATGGTTTCTGTCACTTGTTCCCTTTCATTTTGTAGGACTAAAGTGAGCAGCAATGGCAAATGATAAGAGTTTGTTCTTGTCAATGGGAGAGGGATGCTATTTGAAAGGCATCCACTCTATTTGGCTTCTTTGAAGCACCAAATTTCAAAATCATTTCCGCATGCAGATTTGAGCAACTTGGATTGACAACTCTTAGTTTGTTCTTGAAAGCAAACTATCTTACAGTTCAATCCTATTTAGAAGCTAACCCAGGCCTCTCACATTGTAGAAAAGCGATGAGCCTTCACTTTGCAGATGACCACTCTGCTTTTCTGTGCTGGGAGCGAGACAGCTTATTGGCACAAAGGTGATTCTCCTAGTTTGAGATCATCTGGGCTTAAATCAATTTACATGCAAGCATGATTCTCTATCGACATTGACTGATGAAGCATCTTCCTTTGCCACCATATTCATTGTAAGTCAGTTCTTTGCCATTCATTATCTTAGCCCACTACTCCATGATAGGAAATGTCGAAGCATTGACTGGTTATAGCTTAGCGGCAGCAGGCAAGAAGCGGAATGGCTAAGAAATTTGTTATTAGATAATTAAGTTGTGGCCACAACCAATGCCAGCGATTTCTTGCATTGTGATAGTGAAGCAACGATGTCTGAGCTTTTAGCAAGATTTATAACGGCAAGTCTAAACACATTAGTTTAAGACACGAGACATAACTTATATCTGAGGGGATCATAACAGTTGTCTCTATAAGATCCAGTAATATTTTGGCTGATCCATTAACCAAAGGACTTCGAGAGATATGATTAGGAAAACTGCATAGGTATGGGTCTAAAGTCATTTTAAACTTTTGTCGCCAGTAATGGGAACCACCTTTTCTATTCTTTGTTAATATTAAAGGTTTAAAGGTAATAAAATTTCTGATTAACGACGGTTTCAAGTATTAGAAGCTAATacttattaaaggaggatagGTATGGATATTGCCTTTAATGAAGTTTGTTTGTTCGGTTTGAACATGGGAGCCATGTACTAAGGCTCAAAGAAACTTCACCTATATGAACATAGAAGTTGTGCCGCTTCTAACAAAAAATTGGATCTTAATTTTTCGTACATGTTCATGAATCCAGGATGTAGCACAAGGCCATATACGGTGCTAAATCTTCGGTATACTTCGGAATGAAAAAGGTAGAGTTTGTGTGTATAGTACTTCCAGCTTGATAATAAGGATCATGGTTTAAAACTTAAGTTACTGTTGATTTCATCGAAGTTTTGAAGTACTTACACTAAGAGGAGGTTTAATTCGAAAGAAACTTTCTCGATGCATTCACTAGAATAATTAGCATTACAAACTAagtgggggattgttggaagTCTCCTTCCTTTAATAGTTTGTAATGTTGATAGGGTTTTAGTTCCACATTGCTTGTGTAGAGTTTTTTAGATAGCTTAATAAGCATTCATATCCTACACATGCTAAAGTAACTTTTTGGTGGGAAGTTGTGGAGGGaagccaatattatattatcaaagATTGGCACTTTTTGGTGGGAAGTTGTGGAGGGAAAGCCATAAATTTATATTGTTAGTTTTCATCCGTTTTGCACAAAATAACTGCACTAGCGTTATGTTTTGAACAGGCACTATTCCAAAGGTTGTGTTGGTTCAGAGTTTATTTCAGAGTTATAAATTGCCAATATCCTTCACAGATTTATATAACTTCTTCTACATAAATCTTTCATTTCGTTGTTCTGGAGAATCCTAGTTTTGCTGGCTAGGATTCTATTTTGGTTTTGTTGTATCCTGGAGCGAATTTGCTGGATCACCAACAGCAACATAGTGGGGCAAAATTCGCTTAAGGACAGTGTTAATTCACGCTTCAATACCTGTTTCATATACTAGAGTTACTTCTGTTTCAACAAAGATAAGTACTAGACATGCTGCTTGGAAAGCAATGCTCCTCTCATGGGGTGGTAGATTTACTCGTATTAATGTTGTCCTCATAGATCTGCCATCTTATCTCATCTCAATCTACAAGCTATCAAGTGCATTTCCAATAGGATTGATTAGATGAGGAGAGTTTTTCTTTCACAAGTAAAGGAGAGTGTAAATGGATTTAACTGCCTTGTGAACTAGGATAAGTTTGTAGATCTAAACAGGAAGGACTTGGCATAAAAAACATCAGAAGCATAAACCTAGCATTGTTAGCTAAAGGGGAATGGAAATTATTACCGGGCACTGGATCTTTTTGGAGGAACCAAATCAGCAACTCTTATTATTTTAGATGAAAGTTTGGCGTGAGGTTCCGCAAAAGCTTTGTTAAACTCTCTCTTATTTGGAAGGATATCTGCAAGGACCTCTCGGCCTTTTGGAATTGCACATCCTTCAAGTTGGAGAATGGATAGTCATATCAGATTATACTTGGATTGGTACCACTACGCTTGTTCATCTTTTGATGACTTATATTCCTATGCAGTTAAAGAGAATATATCAGTCGCTTCATGGCGGAGTTGGAGAATGCTTTGGTGGAAAATATCTCTTTGCGGCCCATTGTCTCTGCTTCAAATATTTTGATTATAGACCATGTTAGATCTTTCCATATTCAGACGATCATGAAATGTTGATACTTCTTTCTGGAAGCTAACACAGCATAGCTCTTTCTCAGTTGACTCTTACTACAGATTTCTCAATAATGGTAGACTCGTTTGCCTTTATTATAAAGTCATCTGGAAGGCAGTAGTTTCGGAGAAGATCAAGGTGTTTATTTGGCTTGCCTTGAAGAACAAATTTTACATAGTGAGGTCCTTGCAAAAGGGACGAGCTGTGAGTACTAAGTGCCTTCTTTATGAGTgtaatataaaatttatttatcatCTTTTCATTAGATGCCTATTCGCCAGGAGAATACGGACTACTTAAAGCTTGTCTCAATGTTAGAGGATGGCCGCCCAATCTTCACTCCCTGTGAACTTCAAAGGCACATTCAACCAGTCTCATAAAGACCATAGGATCAATTATTGAGCTCAATGTTTTGGCATATTTAGCTTGAGCAAAAAAAGAGAATCTTTCTTCATCGTCAAGCATCCAATTTTTTAGTGTTGCAAAGGACCTTCACACTTTTCATCCTTGGGAACACTTGGGTCGGAGAAAATGATTGAAGGATGCTGCCAAATTTGGGCTTGTGTCTCTCTTTAGCTTtatcttaattttcttttctttctttgtacCTCTTTAAATCTTATTTACATTTGTACATATACTTactttaattaataaaattaagtGGGGAAGTACCTTACTTCCTCCACATTccatcaaaaagacagagatACAACGAATGGGAAGCTGACTTGCCAGAATAGGAGGCTATAGGTGTGAAATGGTCTACAAGGTTAATTACAATACGGAAGGGACCATACAATAGTATCAGTTGAGGCTCGTTGCTAAACAATATGTCCATAAGCTTGGTATTGATTATTTTGAAGCCTTCTCTTTTGTTATACATTCCAAAATTGTCTGAATTTATATTCGCATTAGTTGCTCAAATGAAATGGTATGTTTACTAGTTGTTAAATGTACATTTCTTGGTTGGAAATTGGAACAACATATGTATGTTGAACAACCAGAAGGCTTTGACGTTGATGGAAAAATGAAGGTTTATAAGCTTAGAAGGGCACTTTATGGGCtcaagcgagagagagagagagagagagaggagagaggcataatttttttctgagaatatggtggttattcaaACTAAGATATCTCGTTTGAAAAGGAAGGTATGAACTTGGCCCACATCTATTGGTGCATAACCCTTGCTCTCTTGAGGTCGTCTTCTCCGTGATTAGATTTCCTACGGAGGCTTCCATGAAAGTAAAGAGAGAatgaggaaggaaagaagagggagaagggaggGGGACATGACGACGTTCGCATAGGCATCCACACCAACGAGGCATGGATTGCGGCCAGCATGGATAGGCCAGGAGCACTTTTATACTAAACCAAAAGGCCAACCTAGTTTAGCAAAAGAAATCAAAACAATAATAAGTTGTATATATAAAACCAAATGTGTCTTTCTTGCCAACTTCCATAGAGAAGCTATAGCAATGAATGAACAACCTCCCAGTAAACTATTCCAAACTAGATATTGCTACGTTTATCCAATATTTCTCCAGAATGGGTGTAAACCCAGTTTTTTAGCAACATATAGGAGGTTGGTGGTTTATTAAGAGTTGAAATGCCAATTTTGTTCCTAATGATTAAGAAAAAACCCGATGGTTGAACAGTTTTGGAGAGATATGAGGTAAAACAAAGCATTATTCTTTCCAAACTCTCTAGACACAGGCTGCACAAATAGCAGCATCTGTCCAATTAAGCTTGTGGTTAACCTGGTCGCCCTGCATTGAAATCTATGCAGGCATTTATCAACTCCATCTCTGAACCAAATGCTGAAGCTAAATCCAAGTGTTATTCTACTAGTTGGAGAAAGATAACGCATGTTGAAAGTAGCTTGGTAGAATTAGCATCTCAAATCAAAACTACCTGTTTGACAAGCATCCAGACAAACCAACAAGAGTTTTGCCTCTAGATTTCGGAGCCGGACCAAGTTGGGAGGTTCGGAAAAAGGATCTGATCATATAAGGTAGTCAAGCATGCCAGCCTATCACTTCTGGCTCCATGAACTAACAAGAATCATCAGTTTGTTCCTTGACAAGAAAACTAACCAACTGATAGTCTGATACCACATTTGAGAAGAAACATGCTTTTCCCTGGTAGGAGTCATTCACTAATAGAGGTGAAGATAAATAGTTGTTATCTGAAAACTAAGCATTATAAAAGTTATAAGTTGTCATCTCAAACATATCAAACCAGCAGAAAACAAAAGCAATTCCTTTCAAATGCGGATGTGCATATAGAAATTTGACCTTGATGtcatttaacaaacatatttaaTGTATCCAAAAGCCACATTGTCAAGTACTTCATGATCAACAAGTCAAGTAGTAAATAAGTAACTAGAAGTTTCCAAATTGCACCAAAGCAAGTTTAAAAGATAATGATAATACTAATAACTCAGGACACATCAACCAGTCTCCTGCTCAAATTCATCACCCTCAGATTCCTCCACATTATCTGCATCATATCTTCTGCATCAGCATCGAAGTCTTCTTTGTAATCGAGGTTGTTTTCCCAATAACCACCAGGTTGCTATTTGTCTTTCTAATTTCACTCCACTGCAGATGAGACATTTAGAAGTTATTAATTAAACCATTAGAGTGGATCAGAATATATTGCTACAGAGTGGAAAAAATAATGCGAAGGAATGATAAACAAATGTCCTCTGTTCATGTCCAATCACAATTGGCCATAAAACATGTGAAAGGTTATCTACTTTGAGCCAAGTTAGCACCAAAGTTTGAAGCGAAAAGCCCAACCAATCTATTTTGGCTGAAATATACAAGTTTCAGTTAAACCAAGCCAGAATTAATTTTAGTCAGTCTTAGCTGAAATTAACCATTTTAACAAAACCAATTGAAAATGGCCATAGATGCTTCATTTAAGCATTACTTGGTATATATTTATCAAATTGGTTCattacttcattttttttaagaaggaGAGTgttattttcaaattatttttccttttttagttAAAGAGGGAATATTTATTGATGGATAATACATATAACCTTTCAgaaatattcttttaaaaatttagcaTGGATTTGTGACACTTATTAGAAAATTGGAAGAACTGAGAGCTCAATATTACAATATTTATAAGAAAGCCAACTTTTCATAAATGTAAAAGGTTATTTTTTGTGTGTTTTGAGAGATTTATCTTATGGGATAAAAGAGAAGGTGGTTCATGTAGTAGAGAAGTAATAGTGACTTAGAAGATTAAAGCCTAGATttaccaaataatatcttcaaaCTTATAAGCAATTAAATGAGATATATGCAATCACAATGTTATCTCAGACTATGTAAATTGTACACTACTTGGCACTTGATATGATGTAACCATAATAACATTCATATTTATATGAAATTACACATAGTAGCATTTAGTTCTGTACATATTAAATTGTTAGCTGTTTAACAGTTAAATTGTCATAAAATTATTAAGACCTGATACACATTGTTGACCCCTTCCCAGACAGCTTAAGTTTTTGGGGTCTAGTGGTTAGTTATGGTACCAAAGGCAAAGCTCGTGTTCAAATCCTCATTCAAGTCAAGCTCTTCTTACCACCCAATAATATCTTGAGTCTTCTTTGACTCCTTCCTGGTTTGTTATCAAGTCACTCTTGATTCATTATTGAGTCGTTATAGACTCATTCATGCCTTCACATGTGGGGTCAATGCAGCATGCGAAAAGGGGT from the Phoenix dactylifera cultivar Barhee BC4 chromosome 14, palm_55x_up_171113_PBpolish2nd_filt_p, whole genome shotgun sequence genome contains:
- the LOC103697656 gene encoding LOW QUALITY PROTEIN: uncharacterized protein LOC103697656 (The sequence of the model RefSeq protein was modified relative to this genomic sequence to represent the inferred CDS: inserted 2 bases in 2 codons), which translates into the protein MRQFPSPTLIPSSTLFPLWALAQNDELLLAMEESEFEEKWSEIRKTNSNLVVIGKXNLDYKEDFDADAEDXDADNVEESEGDEFEQETG